One stretch of Riemerella columbina DNA includes these proteins:
- the serS gene encoding serine--tRNA ligase → MLQVQFLKDEKNRVLQGLEKRNFKALHLIEDAINTDDERKKIQFELDENLAQMNKISKAIGGLMKEGKKEEAEAAKAETSIYKQKSQELQQALKEKEEQLLQILYQIPNIPHHSVKSGVSAEDNEVVYQSQNEFEMDSNALPHWELAKKYRLIDFELGVKIAGAGFPVYLGKGARLQRALVQFFLDRNTDAGYLEINPPQVVNEASGYGTGQLPDKEGQMYYINEDQLYLIPTAEVPVTNIYRDTILDEKELPIKNTAFSQCFRREAGSYGAHVRGLNRLHQFEKVEIVRLEKPEHSYDALEEMVAHVQSILEDLELPFRILRLCGGDMGFTSALTYDFEVWSAAQQKWLEVSSVSNFENFQANRLKCRYKAGDQKPQLVHTLNGSAMALPRIMAALLENNQTENGIRIPEKLRTYTRFDEIV, encoded by the coding sequence ATGCTACAAGTTCAATTTTTAAAAGATGAAAAAAACCGCGTGCTACAAGGCCTTGAAAAAAGGAACTTTAAAGCGCTACACTTGATAGAAGACGCCATCAATACTGATGATGAGCGAAAAAAAATACAGTTTGAGTTAGATGAAAATTTGGCTCAGATGAATAAAATTTCTAAAGCCATTGGAGGGCTGATGAAAGAAGGTAAAAAAGAAGAAGCCGAGGCTGCAAAAGCTGAAACCAGCATTTATAAACAGAAATCTCAAGAGCTACAACAAGCGCTAAAAGAGAAAGAGGAACAGCTTTTACAAATTCTTTATCAAATCCCCAACATTCCTCATCATTCCGTAAAATCAGGCGTTTCCGCGGAAGACAACGAGGTGGTTTATCAATCTCAAAACGAGTTTGAAATGGACAGCAACGCTCTGCCCCACTGGGAGTTAGCCAAAAAATACCGCTTAATCGATTTTGAGTTGGGCGTTAAAATTGCTGGCGCTGGCTTTCCTGTTTATTTAGGCAAAGGTGCGAGGCTACAGCGGGCATTGGTTCAGTTTTTTTTAGACCGAAATACCGACGCTGGCTATTTAGAAATCAACCCGCCACAGGTGGTCAACGAGGCTTCTGGATACGGCACAGGGCAACTGCCAGACAAAGAAGGACAGATGTATTACATTAACGAAGATCAACTTTATCTGATCCCAACGGCGGAAGTGCCCGTGACCAACATCTACCGAGATACCATTTTAGATGAAAAGGAATTGCCGATTAAAAATACGGCTTTTTCGCAGTGTTTCCGCAGGGAGGCAGGGAGCTATGGCGCCCATGTGAGAGGACTCAACCGATTGCATCAGTTTGAGAAAGTGGAAATTGTAAGATTAGAAAAGCCTGAGCATTCTTATGATGCTTTGGAGGAAATGGTGGCTCATGTACAGTCTATTTTGGAAGATTTAGAGTTGCCATTTAGAATATTAAGGCTCTGCGGTGGCGATATGGGCTTCACTTCTGCCCTTACCTACGATTTTGAGGTATGGAGCGCAGCGCAACAAAAATGGTTAGAAGTATCTTCGGTTTCTAATTTTGAAAATTTCCAAGCCAACCGTTTGAAGTGCCGCTACAAAGCTGGCGACCAAAAGCCACAATTGGTACACACCCTCAACGGCTCTGCTATGGCTCTACCACGAATTATGGCTGCACTATTAGAGAATAACCAAACGGAAAACGGCATCCGTATTCCTGAAAAATTGCGGACTTATACGCGTTTTGATGAAATTGTATAA
- a CDS encoding oligosaccharide flippase family protein, with protein MKKFLSYFVQNNGLWVFLAQGLSKAFFFLMNLWAIRMLSKSDYGTVMLALNFLGFFLALVGMGNYQAVLRFGALEPYTSRKMLFNYLFSIGLVRQGLVNILMLALALVFYWNHIEVFWLILLLSSRFLGFYFLEFSKARRRALLDNKTFAWYDIIFATLSLLLSIIFTYFWGVYGFVLALCIAPFFILFLDRYQCQWALPNKTKQERRDLWQFSWTTALTSQVSGWIFMIDLLMIGWYLTSADVANYRVASILPFNLLFIGHIFLQTDYAKLCKSSKNKQHFQQYLKNYWQVIALFSVLILGIGFWQSQLILSLFGEDYRVVPIFRILLISTILGLMLRMPFGYLLAALGQSHWNLKIAIFINTLTFLGLYFIIPQYGIEGVAYFTLFNIALSGLLTAMAYRVEIQKL; from the coding sequence ATGAAAAAGTTCCTCAGCTACTTTGTTCAGAATAATGGCTTGTGGGTGTTTTTGGCACAAGGACTTTCTAAAGCGTTCTTCTTCTTGATGAACTTATGGGCCATCCGTATGCTTTCTAAAAGCGATTATGGCACGGTAATGTTGGCGCTCAATTTTCTTGGTTTTTTCTTAGCATTGGTGGGAATGGGTAACTATCAAGCCGTGTTAAGATTTGGAGCCTTGGAACCCTATACCAGTAGAAAAATGCTTTTTAACTACCTGTTTTCCATAGGCTTAGTTCGGCAGGGACTCGTGAATATTCTGATGTTGGCACTCGCCTTGGTGTTTTATTGGAATCATATTGAGGTGTTTTGGCTCATTCTATTGCTCAGTAGTCGGTTTTTAGGATTTTATTTTTTAGAGTTCTCCAAAGCCCGCCGCAGAGCCTTATTAGACAATAAAACCTTTGCGTGGTACGATATTATTTTTGCTACGCTTTCTCTCCTGTTGAGCATTATTTTCACTTATTTTTGGGGCGTTTATGGCTTCGTTTTAGCCCTGTGTATTGCGCCGTTTTTCATTTTATTTTTAGACCGATACCAATGCCAATGGGCGCTCCCCAACAAGACAAAACAAGAACGCCGAGATTTATGGCAATTTTCGTGGACCACCGCTCTAACTTCCCAAGTTTCGGGTTGGATTTTTATGATAGACCTCTTGATGATTGGCTGGTACCTCACTTCCGCCGATGTTGCCAATTATAGGGTAGCTTCTATTCTGCCCTTCAATTTGTTATTTATTGGACATATTTTTTTACAAACCGATTACGCTAAACTTTGCAAATCCTCAAAAAACAAGCAGCATTTTCAGCAATATTTAAAAAATTATTGGCAGGTGATCGCCTTGTTCTCGGTGCTGATTCTTGGCATTGGTTTTTGGCAATCTCAACTGATTTTATCCTTATTTGGAGAAGATTATCGCGTGGTGCCTATTTTTAGAATCTTACTGATTTCCACTATTTTAGGCTTAATGCTGAGGATGCCTTTTGGCTATCTTTTGGCGGCATTAGGTCAATCCCATTGGAATTTAAAAATCGCAATATTCATTAACACCCTGACTTTCTTAGGGTTATACTTCATCATCCCTCAATACGGTATTGAGGGCGTCGCGTATTTCACTTTATTTAATATTGCACTTTCGGGCTTGCTGACCGCAATGGCCTACCGCGTAGAAATTCAAAAACTTTAA
- a CDS encoding glycosyltransferase has translation MERRKILFLSSWFPSQEEPTNGNFVQRHAEAVACLHQVEVLYAVGRAQQATTYTIQEETTNGVRTVLVYYQKSKYAWLNPLRRFRAYLKGLKHISRPDLIHAHIMQKPMLFAVYLKKRWRVPMLLTEHWSGFLKENQVQLSLFQRWTAQIIAQHAALISPVSHRLKRDLEKLLPPKKMQVVPNVVDTQLFCPSERNNAQPFIFLHISNLIPLKNTAGIINAAHKLHQDYPNFELHIGGDGDLAPIQQRIEEWDAQHYIKTFGTLSHTEVAERMKNADAFILFSDYENLPCVLIEALSCGLKIIATDVGGVSEIINHPDWGVLVPPRDEDALRQAMQDLLPTPNSLSDKKNKHQNAEARYSQQAIAQQFHQLYQTLLHR, from the coding sequence ATGGAGCGCCGTAAAATTTTGTTTCTATCCTCGTGGTTCCCCTCTCAGGAAGAACCTACGAATGGTAATTTTGTACAACGCCACGCCGAAGCGGTGGCATGCCTCCACCAAGTGGAAGTGCTCTATGCCGTGGGCAGGGCTCAGCAAGCGACAACTTATACCATTCAAGAAGAGACCACGAACGGCGTACGCACCGTGCTGGTGTATTACCAAAAATCAAAATATGCGTGGCTCAATCCGTTGCGGCGCTTTCGGGCTTACCTTAAAGGCCTAAAGCACATCAGCCGCCCAGACCTCATCCACGCCCACATTATGCAAAAGCCGATGCTCTTTGCGGTCTATCTTAAAAAACGCTGGCGGGTGCCGATGCTCTTGACCGAACATTGGTCAGGATTTTTAAAAGAAAACCAAGTGCAGTTGAGCCTATTCCAGCGCTGGACCGCCCAAATCATAGCCCAGCACGCCGCACTCATCAGCCCTGTAAGCCATCGGCTCAAAAGGGATTTGGAAAAATTATTACCCCCAAAAAAGATGCAAGTGGTGCCCAATGTGGTGGATACGCAACTATTCTGCCCTTCTGAAAGAAATAATGCGCAGCCCTTCATCTTTTTGCATATTTCCAATTTAATTCCTCTAAAAAATACGGCGGGCATCATCAACGCTGCCCATAAACTTCACCAAGATTATCCTAATTTTGAGCTTCACATCGGTGGCGATGGTGATTTAGCGCCCATCCAGCAACGCATTGAAGAATGGGACGCTCAACATTACATTAAAACTTTTGGTACTCTAAGCCACACCGAGGTTGCCGAGCGTATGAAAAACGCCGATGCCTTTATCCTCTTCAGCGATTACGAAAATCTGCCGTGCGTGCTTATTGAGGCGTTGTCTTGTGGGCTAAAAATCATTGCGACTGATGTGGGCGGCGTTTCGGAAATTATCAATCATCCAGATTGGGGAGTCCTCGTTCCACCACGAGATGAAGATGCCCTCCGCCAAGCTATGCAAGACCTCTTGCCAACGCCAAATTCACTCAGTGACAAGAAAAATAAACATCAAAATGCTGAAGCAAGATACTCGCAACAGGCGATAGCGCAGCAATTTCATCAACTTTATCAAACCCTACTCCACCGATGA
- a CDS encoding (Fe-S)-binding protein, whose translation MEIKTMAEYAAEGKAPEVLFWVGCAGSFDDRAKKITRAFCKILNQIGVEFAVLGQEESCTGDPAKRAGNEFVFQMMALTNIEILNAYEVKKIVTACPHCFNTLKNEYPELGGKYEVLHHTQFLKHLLETGRLKVEGGKFEGKKITFHDPCYLGRANDEYEAPRQILEKLDAELVEMKRCKQNGLCCGAGGAQMFKEPEKGKKDINIERTEEALSTHPEIIATGCPFCNTMMTDGVKHFNKNTEVAVKDIVELLAEADDL comes from the coding sequence ATGGAAATAAAAACAATGGCAGAGTATGCCGCCGAAGGTAAAGCACCAGAAGTTTTATTCTGGGTAGGCTGTGCTGGAAGCTTTGATGATAGAGCCAAGAAAATCACTCGTGCTTTTTGTAAAATCCTCAACCAAATTGGGGTAGAATTTGCAGTATTAGGGCAAGAAGAAAGCTGCACTGGCGACCCTGCCAAGCGCGCTGGCAACGAGTTTGTCTTCCAAATGATGGCACTCACCAATATTGAAATCCTCAACGCTTACGAAGTCAAAAAAATTGTAACGGCTTGTCCCCATTGTTTTAATACCCTCAAAAATGAATATCCAGAATTGGGCGGCAAGTATGAAGTTCTCCATCATACTCAGTTTTTAAAACATCTGTTAGAAACAGGAAGGCTCAAAGTAGAAGGCGGCAAGTTTGAAGGCAAAAAAATCACCTTCCACGACCCGTGCTACCTCGGCAGAGCCAATGATGAATACGAAGCACCACGCCAAATCCTTGAAAAGCTGGATGCCGAACTGGTAGAAATGAAACGCTGCAAACAAAACGGGCTTTGCTGCGGTGCTGGCGGCGCCCAGATGTTTAAAGAACCCGAAAAAGGTAAAAAAGACATCAACATTGAAAGAACCGAAGAGGCACTATCTACGCACCCAGAAATCATCGCTACAGGCTGCCCATTCTGCAACACTATGATGACCGATGGCGTAAAACACTTCAACAAAAACACCGAAGTAGCGGTAAAAGACATCGTAGAGCTTTTAGCCGAAGCCGATGATTTGTAG
- a CDS encoding GLPGLI family protein, which produces MKYIFLILTLMGLNFFNAQMIPIDSLKIQCEYSLSYQIDSTDTYSRKNEMFLLFIGKDQSLYISKNKYKRDSIKNSFIEQSNNMGMLDLAKFPKTAFSYKILKDFSNRDIIFYDDISAKLSVNYTERPNLIWKISDEKDQISDINCGVAYTSFAGRKYKAWYAIDIPLSEGPYKFNGLPGLIIKIVDTKGYYNFEIVSIKDRSMYNETIDLDTKQINSKNVTKKEYLNAKRNYLNNLGEELRNSGIFIGSDAIKKVQERAKRKNNPIELIDTDRL; this is translated from the coding sequence ATGAAATATATTTTTTTAATACTCACTTTAATGGGTTTAAATTTTTTTAATGCCCAGATGATCCCCATTGATAGTTTAAAGATACAGTGTGAATATTCACTAAGCTATCAAATTGATTCTACGGATACTTATAGTAGAAAGAATGAAATGTTTTTACTATTCATCGGTAAAGATCAATCTCTTTACATAAGTAAGAATAAATATAAGAGAGATTCTATAAAAAATTCATTTATTGAACAATCTAATAATATGGGAATGTTGGATTTAGCAAAATTTCCTAAAACAGCATTTTCTTATAAAATTCTAAAAGATTTTTCTAATCGTGATATTATATTTTATGATGATATTTCAGCTAAACTTTCTGTAAATTATACTGAACGCCCTAATCTGATATGGAAGATTTCTGATGAAAAAGATCAAATTTCTGATATAAATTGCGGTGTAGCCTATACAAGTTTTGCGGGAAGAAAATACAAAGCTTGGTATGCCATAGACATTCCTTTGTCAGAAGGACCTTACAAATTTAATGGATTACCTGGGCTTATCATTAAAATTGTAGATACAAAAGGGTACTATAATTTTGAAATTGTAAGTATTAAAGATAGGTCTATGTATAATGAAACGATTGATTTAGACACTAAGCAAATCAATAGTAAAAATGTAACAAAGAAAGAATACTTAAACGCTAAGAGAAATTATCTAAATAATTTAGGAGAAGAACTTAGAAATTCTGGTATTTTTATTGGCTCAGATGCTATAAAGAAAGTTCAAGAGAGAGCGAAAAGGAAAAACAACCCCATAGAATTGATAGATACTGATAGATTGTAG
- a CDS encoding (Fe-S)-binding protein: MQYLVHFIFLAFLIVGFGLFAKSLREIYRNIKLGRPIDRTDHPKQRWALMANVALGQSKMTKRPIAGFLHILVYVGFIIINLEMIEIIVDGLFGSHRFLASVLGDTLYKSFTATLEVMALLVSIAVVAFFIRRNAMHIKRFDMKEMFGWPKEDANWILVIEFVLMMAFFTMNTSDFILQSRGAEGYHLHGYFPISEALFAPIVNVFSFDTGFLVFLERGAWWLHILGVLFFMNYLYYSKHLHILLAFPNTWFANLKPKGEFNNLASVTQEIKLMMDPNADPYAAPAENAEPPAKFGAEDVFDLNQVQLLNAYTCTECGRCTANCPANITGKKLSPRRIMMATRDRLEEVGRNINKNGKFVDDGKKLLDDYISREELWACTTCNACVEACPVLIDPLSIIFEMRRFLVMEQSSAPQELNLMMTNVENNGAPWQYNQADRLNWANEN; the protein is encoded by the coding sequence ATGCAGTACCTTGTTCATTTTATTTTTCTCGCATTTTTAATCGTTGGCTTTGGATTATTCGCAAAAAGCCTTAGAGAGATTTATAGAAATATTAAATTAGGGCGACCTATTGATAGAACAGACCACCCTAAACAGCGCTGGGCACTAATGGCCAATGTAGCCCTCGGGCAAAGCAAAATGACCAAACGCCCCATTGCTGGCTTTCTGCATATTTTGGTTTATGTGGGCTTCATTATCATCAATTTAGAGATGATAGAAATCATCGTAGATGGACTGTTTGGCTCCCACCGATTTTTAGCCAGCGTTTTAGGAGACACCCTATACAAAAGCTTTACCGCCACTTTGGAAGTGATGGCGCTTTTGGTGAGCATCGCCGTGGTGGCATTTTTTATTCGGAGAAATGCGATGCACATTAAGCGGTTTGATATGAAGGAAATGTTCGGCTGGCCAAAAGAAGATGCCAACTGGATTTTGGTGATAGAATTTGTCTTGATGATGGCATTCTTCACGATGAACACTTCGGATTTCATCCTCCAAAGTCGTGGCGCCGAGGGCTATCATCTCCATGGCTATTTCCCTATTAGCGAGGCTCTTTTTGCCCCTATCGTTAATGTTTTCAGCTTTGATACTGGCTTTTTAGTCTTCTTAGAAAGAGGCGCTTGGTGGCTGCATATTTTGGGTGTTTTATTCTTTATGAATTACCTCTATTACTCCAAACATTTGCATATTTTATTAGCCTTTCCAAATACTTGGTTCGCCAATTTAAAACCCAAAGGCGAGTTCAACAACCTCGCTTCTGTGACCCAAGAAATCAAGCTGATGATGGATCCCAATGCTGACCCTTACGCTGCACCTGCCGAAAATGCAGAGCCGCCAGCCAAATTCGGGGCAGAAGATGTGTTTGATTTAAACCAAGTGCAGTTGCTCAATGCCTATACTTGCACAGAATGTGGGCGCTGTACAGCCAACTGCCCAGCCAATATTACAGGGAAAAAATTATCCCCACGCCGCATTATGATGGCGACCAGAGACCGTTTGGAAGAAGTGGGCAGAAATATCAACAAAAATGGAAAATTTGTAGATGATGGCAAGAAACTCTTAGATGATTACATCTCCCGCGAGGAACTTTGGGCGTGTACCACTTGTAACGCCTGCGTGGAGGCTTGTCCTGTGCTGATAGACCCGTTATCCATCATTTTTGAGATGAGAAGATTTTTGGTAATGGAGCAATCATCCGCCCCTCAAGAACTCAACCTGATGATGACCAATGTAGAAAACAACGGCGCGCCGTGGCAATACAACCAAGCCGACCGCCTCAATTGGGCTAACGAAAACTAA
- a CDS encoding MlaD family protein: MKFSKELKAGLIALLAIVGFIFLYQFMKGKNIFSTDDIYYVKYDNVQGLAASSPVSINGLKVGQVEEINPIKNAQGHISFLVKISVDDEFQFSKKTTVEIFEPGLMSGKEAKLNLVYDGPMATNGDTLSGTLETSLFSSLSSEVKPVKDQLSTVLSRLDSTLISTNKIVDEQNRKEIAALLNNLNQTVSSFRETSLQTNRLLANNDPKIQQMLDNANLATISAKTALDKYGNVAEQIDVNQLNATISKLSTTSDKLNQIISGIEKGEGSLGKLTKDEQLYQNLNQTSANLNSLIEDIKNNPKKYLNISVFGK; the protein is encoded by the coding sequence ATGAAGTTTTCAAAAGAATTAAAAGCGGGGCTCATTGCCCTATTGGCTATCGTTGGATTTATCTTCCTCTACCAGTTTATGAAGGGGAAAAACATATTTTCTACAGATGATATTTATTATGTAAAATATGATAATGTACAAGGTTTAGCCGCCTCCAGTCCTGTGTCTATCAATGGTTTAAAGGTAGGACAAGTGGAGGAAATCAACCCGATAAAAAACGCCCAAGGGCACATTTCTTTTTTAGTTAAAATTTCGGTAGATGATGAATTTCAGTTCTCTAAGAAAACCACCGTTGAAATTTTTGAACCGGGGCTAATGTCTGGTAAAGAAGCCAAACTCAACTTGGTGTATGATGGACCTATGGCAACCAACGGCGATACCCTTTCGGGGACATTAGAGACTTCTCTATTCAGCAGCCTTTCTTCGGAAGTTAAGCCTGTAAAAGACCAGCTCTCCACCGTGCTTAGCCGTTTAGATTCTACCCTCATCAGCACCAATAAAATCGTAGATGAGCAGAACCGAAAAGAGATTGCGGCGCTCCTCAACAACCTTAATCAAACCGTGAGCTCGTTTAGAGAAACCTCTCTACAAACCAACCGACTTTTAGCCAATAACGATCCTAAAATTCAACAAATGTTGGATAATGCCAACTTGGCAACCATAAGTGCTAAAACTGCGTTGGACAAATACGGCAATGTAGCGGAACAGATTGATGTGAACCAGCTGAATGCCACCATTTCTAAACTCAGCACTACCTCGGATAAACTAAATCAAATTATTTCTGGCATAGAGAAAGGCGAAGGCTCGTTAGGGAAACTCACAAAAGATGAGCAACTGTATCAGAACCTCAACCAGACCTCTGCCAATCTTAATAGCTTGATTGAAGACATCAAAAATAATCCTAAAAAATACCTCAACATCTCAGTGTTTGGGAAATAA
- a CDS encoding SurA N-terminal domain-containing protein: MAVLGEIRKRPWILIGFIAIALLAFLVNPDSLDKVFGKDPNILGKVNGEDITRDEFNEQLLIMRNQAESQGQPTTGLEEQAWQTLVQSKLIKQQFEKMGLEMNDEFFWNQLQYDPMFAQNPEAFDAKGNFKAEEVKKQIESLRESGKAQEYNQWLNLKKTIEYRMMARQLFGNISNGLTVNKKEATELIKNRDQVADIDFVKIDYNEYDKKHPVKVTTQDLADFIKKHPIAFKTEATRNLGVVLFPAQPSANDDSLALKELNKLYKENAENFLNTPNDSMYVEINSEAPIKYGMVSEQELPQEAQAFIKSASIGQVFGPYKSDNKYYVTKLEGKSEATLPKHILISFAGTDVAKQDPTIKRTKEEAKKLADSIATQVRADASKFNQFVNLSSDANSARQGGVLGWVLPGQSGFVKPFADWVDSHPKGDVGVVETPFGYHIIVNENKMPVYKIANLAKDIRASKETQNKVYTQANTFIQQIQGKSFNDFANIAKKGQFQFANPKTVQRFQGQIQGLGTDKDEDVLAWAFNKKTEKGDTNIFTTSNGDYIVAYLNGKQDAGLADPESVREQIEPLVKNQLIAKEIAKKIQPSASLDAIAKQFGTTKVSAQINMLSPNLNMAMEPKVAGAAFGVVANKVSQPIEGNTGVYVVVKKKITENKQPGDINQVLQMMQQQNAQIFTQSLMRSLQNNADIKDYRIEVYNKTASQD, from the coding sequence ATGGCAGTTTTAGGAGAAATTAGAAAAAGACCTTGGATTTTAATAGGGTTTATAGCCATTGCGCTATTAGCATTTTTAGTTAATCCAGATAGTTTAGATAAAGTATTTGGCAAAGACCCTAACATTTTAGGCAAGGTGAACGGTGAAGATATTACCCGTGATGAATTTAACGAGCAACTTTTAATTATGCGCAACCAAGCGGAGAGCCAAGGGCAGCCTACTACAGGCTTAGAAGAGCAAGCGTGGCAGACTCTGGTGCAGTCTAAACTCATCAAACAACAGTTTGAAAAAATGGGCTTAGAGATGAATGATGAATTTTTCTGGAACCAGTTGCAGTACGACCCTATGTTCGCTCAAAATCCAGAAGCGTTTGATGCCAAGGGCAACTTTAAAGCGGAGGAAGTCAAAAAGCAAATTGAAAGTTTAAGAGAAAGCGGCAAAGCACAAGAGTACAACCAATGGCTTAACCTTAAAAAGACCATTGAGTACAGAATGATGGCGCGCCAGTTGTTCGGCAACATCAGCAATGGGCTTACCGTGAATAAAAAAGAAGCCACAGAACTCATCAAAAATAGAGACCAAGTGGCGGATATTGATTTCGTAAAAATTGACTATAACGAATACGATAAAAAGCACCCTGTAAAGGTCACTACGCAAGATTTAGCGGATTTCATCAAAAAACACCCTATTGCGTTCAAAACCGAAGCCACCAGAAATTTAGGCGTGGTGCTCTTCCCTGCGCAGCCAAGTGCCAATGATGATAGTTTAGCATTGAAGGAACTCAACAAACTCTACAAAGAAAATGCAGAGAACTTCCTCAACACACCAAACGACTCTATGTATGTGGAAATCAACTCCGAAGCACCGATAAAATACGGTATGGTTTCTGAACAAGAATTGCCACAAGAAGCGCAAGCTTTCATCAAATCTGCCTCCATCGGTCAAGTTTTTGGACCTTATAAATCTGACAACAAATACTATGTCACCAAGTTAGAGGGCAAGTCTGAAGCCACGCTGCCTAAGCATATTTTAATTTCTTTCGCGGGAACAGATGTGGCTAAGCAAGACCCTACCATTAAAAGAACAAAGGAAGAAGCTAAAAAATTAGCCGATAGCATTGCCACACAAGTCAGAGCTGATGCCTCTAAATTCAACCAGTTTGTGAACCTTTCTTCTGATGCCAACTCGGCGCGCCAAGGCGGGGTTCTCGGTTGGGTACTTCCAGGGCAAAGCGGTTTCGTAAAGCCTTTTGCAGATTGGGTAGACAGCCATCCTAAGGGCGATGTAGGCGTGGTAGAAACGCCTTTCGGTTACCACATCATCGTGAATGAAAACAAAATGCCTGTTTATAAAATTGCCAATTTAGCGAAGGATATCCGCGCTTCTAAGGAAACCCAAAATAAAGTGTATACGCAAGCCAACACTTTCATTCAGCAAATTCAAGGGAAATCCTTTAACGATTTTGCGAACATCGCGAAGAAAGGCCAATTCCAATTTGCGAACCCTAAAACCGTACAGCGTTTCCAAGGGCAAATCCAAGGTTTAGGCACGGATAAAGATGAAGATGTATTAGCGTGGGCGTTCAACAAAAAAACAGAAAAAGGCGACACCAACATCTTTACCACCAGCAACGGCGATTATATCGTGGCGTACCTTAACGGTAAGCAAGACGCTGGTTTAGCCGACCCAGAATCCGTGAGAGAACAGATAGAACCTTTGGTGAAAAATCAACTTATCGCGAAGGAAATAGCTAAAAAAATCCAGCCTTCAGCATCGTTAGATGCCATTGCGAAACAGTTCGGCACCACTAAAGTATCAGCGCAAATCAATATGCTATCACCCAACCTCAATATGGCAATGGAGCCTAAGGTGGCTGGAGCGGCATTTGGTGTAGTCGCCAACAAAGTTTCTCAACCGATAGAAGGCAACACAGGCGTTTATGTGGTGGTTAAGAAAAAAATCACCGAAAACAAGCAACCTGGTGACATCAACCAAGTGCTGCAAATGATGCAGCAACAAAACGCTCAAATCTTTACCCAAAGCTTGATGCGTAGCCTACAAAACAACGCTGATATTAAAGACTATAGAATAGAAGTGTATAACAAAACCGCTTCTCAGGATTAG